The Daucus carota subsp. sativus chromosome 9, DH1 v3.0, whole genome shotgun sequence genome window below encodes:
- the LOC108201319 gene encoding agamous-like MADS-box protein AGL62, protein MATKSKGRQKIVMAKMSKESNLRVTFSKRRSGLFKKASELRTLCGVEIAIMVFSPGKRVFSFGHPNVEQIFDKFLDAQNPGPTNSTSLQLVQALRSARARLLNTQLSELLNHLEEQKQQGEDLVKLRKQGQDMFWWEAPVDDLEFEQQDMLKRGMEDLKRNIATQAQKFVMMQEALALVGCSTGTGLSMTPNGFNPEHGCGHPIVYQYYRTQLGVCE, encoded by the coding sequence ATGGCAACAAAGAGCAAGGGTCGCCAAAAGATTGTTATGGCAAAAATGAGCAAGGAAAGTAATCTCAGGGTTACATTCTCCAAGAGGCGTTCTGGGTTATTCAAGAAAGCCAGCGAGCTTAGAACCCTCTGTGGTGTAGAGATTGCAATCATGGTCTTCTCTCCTGGGAAAAGAGTGTTCTCGTTTGGACATCCAAATGTGGAACAAATCTTTGATAAGTTCCTCGATGCTCAGAACCCGGGTCCAACCAATTCGACTAGCCTTCAACTTGTACAGGCTCTTCGCAGTGCAAGGGCTCGTTTACTCAACACCCAACTCTCTGAGTTGCTTAACCATTTGGAAGAGCAAAAGCAACAAGGGGAGGACCTCGTGAAACTGAGGAAGCAAGGACAAGACATGTTCTGGTGGGAGGCCCCGGTTGATGATCTTGAATTTGAACAACAGGATATGTTGAAAAGAGGAATGGAGGACCTGAAGAGAAATATCGCCACACAAGCTCAGAAGTTTGTGATGATGCAGGAAGCACTGGCACTCGTTGGGTGTAGCACTGGCACTGGACTTTCCATGACACCAAATGGATTTAATCCAGAGCATGGATGTGGACATCCGATTGTGTACCAATATTACAGAACCCAACTAGGGGTGTGTGAGTGA